Proteins from one Nerophis lumbriciformis linkage group LG16, RoL_Nlum_v2.1, whole genome shotgun sequence genomic window:
- the LOC133617115 gene encoding ubiquitin-conjugating enzyme E2 2-like, with amino-acid sequence MALKRISKELTDLSRDPPAQCSAGPVDEDMFHWQATIMGPPDSPYQGGVFFLTIHFPTDYPFKPPKVAFTTRIYHPNINSNGSICLDILRSQWSPALTISKVLLSICSLLCDPNPDDPLVPEIARIYKTDPVRYNKTAQDWTQKYAM; translated from the exons ATGGCTTTGAAGCGGATTTCGAAG GAGCTGACAGACCTGTCCAGAGACCCTCCTGCCCAATGTTCTGCTGGACCTGTGGATGAAGACA TGTTTCactggcaggccacaataatggGACCT cctgACAGCCCTTACCAGGGAGGGGTTTTCTTCCTCACCATCCACTTCCCTACAGATTACCCCTTCAAACCTCCCaag gTGGCGTTCACAACCAGAATTTACCACCCCAACATCAACAGTAATGGCAGCATCTGCTTGGACATCCTGAGGTCCCAGTGGTCTCCTGCGCTAACCATCTCCAAAG TCCTCTTGTCTATTTGCTCGCTCTTGTGCGACCCCAACCCTGACGACCCGCTGGTGCCGGAGATCGCTCGCATCTACAAGACGGACCCCGTCAG gtaCAACAAGACCGCTCAGGACTGGACTCAGAAATACGCCATGTGA